A window of Equus caballus isolate H_3958 breed thoroughbred chromosome 10, TB-T2T, whole genome shotgun sequence contains these coding sequences:
- the PNMA8B gene encoding LOW QUALITY PROTEIN: paraneoplastic antigen-like protein 8B (The sequence of the model RefSeq protein was modified relative to this genomic sequence to represent the inferred CDS: inserted 6 bases in 5 codons; deleted 1 base in 1 codon): MSQLEAAGVWSPESWPRHLHLNSEPWALLQGGIGTTRCSPGPPLSPSCPATGGPVAVSLLWAWCRGLDGDVHRAPLVTGIPRGQAASEAVLQPAFPALGACRLRNTRAVRNEEAEAALVEPVEDVNRAAIPREILGQAGVWKVLCKDXQRTILRQMECLLLDERPTQATVAGDTGDTSIPRTSATEAPGSEQAAWKAGSLXGAAGKAGRGHRGCRNRARGKRLTPKGKKSGRAGRAFTSAKSNSKDSSIESRAIEMAEVEEEDSGADDNDNVLSPMSDSQKQQEVKKQWALQGNRDKAEGPPELLALVMVTDRAKKEEMEKGPPDLVRLTQRXRRLHPDMVALLATRDGSDEMPKGSDASKAGPGTQQPRRRGGMENPAFXAMVAERSASDSXNREETLKVAPAAESLGLSDQKDQKDDALPKGSSVMAKEASGTHVQAEEAGCRVDAMVLRKAEGGGKLLEGISTSAEPEKAFERKKSRGGRRPLPQCRWGHGGSQPLRLLGGARSRWKKERKTRPPEAAAPVMASVSVPPTRALSPHPSIISPAQASAQPSPLRPRAAVSLQFGTRNTPQSRRMDRLDPCSLL; encoded by the exons ATGAGCCAGCTGGAAGCAGCGGGAGTGTGGAGCCCCGAGTCCTGGCCTCGCCACCTTCACCTGAACTCTGAGCCCTGGGCGCTGCTCCAGGGGGGGATTGGCACCACGCGATGCAGCCCAGGTCCGCCTCTGTCCCCCTCCTGCCCCGCGACCGGCGGCCCTGTGGCCGTGAGCCTTTTGTGGGCCTGGTGCCGGGGGCTGGACGGGGACGTGCACAGGGCCCCGCTGGTCACCGGCATCCCAAGGGGGCAGGCTGCCAGTGAGGCTGTCCTGCAGCCGGCCTTCCCGGCCCTGGGCGCGTGCAGGCTGCGGAACACGCGGGCCGTGAGGAACGAGGAGGCCGAGGCCGCCCTGGTGGAGCCCGTGGAGGACGTTAATCGCGCCGCCATCCCCAGGGAGATCCTGGGCCAGGCCGGTGTCTGGAAGGTTCTGTGCAAGG TGCAGAGGACAATCCTGAGACAGATGGAATGCCTGCTGCTGGACGAAAGGCCCACTCAGGCCACAGTGGCTGGGGACACTGGGGACACGTCCATCCCTCGTACTTCGGCGACTGAGGCCCCAGGGTCGGAGCAGGCGGCCTGGAAAGCTGGCTCCC CTGGTGCAGCCGGCAAGGCTGGGAGGGGCCATCGGGGCTGCAGAAACAGAGCCAGAGGCAAGAGGTTGACCCCGAAGGGCAAGAAGAGCGGCAGAGCAGGGCGGGCGTTTACCTCTGCAAAGAGCAATTCCAAGGACTCTTCCATCGAGAGCCGGGCCATCGAGATggcagaggtggaggaggaggactcGGGCGCAGATGACAATGACAATGTGCTGTCCCCGATG TCAGACAGCCAAAAGCAACAAGAAGTTAAGAAGCAGTGGGCCCTCCAGGGCAACAGGGACAAGGCAGAGGGTCCCCCGGAGCTCTTGGCCCTGGTGATGGTGACGGACAGAGCCAAGaaggaggagatggagaaagggccCCCAGATTTGGTGAGATTGACACAGAG CCGGCGGCTGCACCCCGACATGGTGGCTCTCTTGGCCACGAGGGACGGATCTGATGAGATGCCCAAGGGCAGCGATGCATCCAAGGCGGGTCCAGGAACGCAACAACCAAGACGCAGAGGGGGGATGGAGAACCCCGCGT TGGCCATGGTGGCCGAGAGGAGCGCGTCAGACT AAAACCGGGAGGAGACGTTGAAAGTCGCTCCTGCAGCAGAGTCACTGGGCTTGAGCGACCAGAAAGACCAAAAAGATGATGCCCTTCCCAAGGGCTCCTCCGTCATGGCCAAGGAGGCTTCGGGAACCCACgtgcaggcagaggaggcaggCTGCCGGGTGGATGCCATGGTCCTGAGGAAGGCCGAGGGCGGCGGGAAGCTTCTGGAAGGTATTTCCACCTCAGCTGAGCCTGAGAAGGCCTTTGAGAGGAAGAAGTCTCGTGGGGGCAGGAGGCCGCTTCCCCAGTGCCGCTGGGGACACGGAGGCAGCCAACCCCTGCGCCTCCTGG GTGGCGCGCGGTCCCGATGGAAGAAGGAGCGAAAAACTCGTCCCCCGGAGGCAGCAGCCCCAGTGATGG CTTCAGTGTCCGTGCCCCCCACCCGggccctcagcccccaccccagcatcATCTCCCCAGCGCAAGCCTCGGCCCAGCCGAGCCCTCTCAGGCCCAGAGCAGCAGTGTCTTTGCAATTTGGGACCAGGAATACCCCGCAGTCAAGACGGATGGACCGCCTGGATCCCTGTTCCCTGCTCTAA